A stretch of the Arachis stenosperma cultivar V10309 chromosome 6, arast.V10309.gnm1.PFL2, whole genome shotgun sequence genome encodes the following:
- the LOC130935557 gene encoding stearoyl-[acyl-carrier-protein] 9-desaturase 6, chloroplastic-like, whose product MQMQISSLRTQTFWHSPAQKYGRHIMALPRAAAIAAPPPLKSQKTHSMAPEKIEIFKSLENWASECVLPMLKPVEQCWQPQNLVPDSSQPLDEFTDEVKNLRQRTAEIPDDYFVVLVGDMITEDALPTYQSMINNLDGVGDEIGSSPNPWAVWTRAWTAEENRHGDLLRTYLYLSGRVDMLMIEKTVQYLIGAGMDPGTENNPYLGFVYTSFQERATFVSHGNTARLAKEGGDPVLARICGTIAADEKRHENAYQKIVEKLLEVDPSDAVVAIGDMMQKKITMPAHLMYDGSDPKLFEHFSAVAQRLGVYTANDYADILEFLVGRWRLEKLEGLTAEGKRAQDYVCGLSQRIRRLQERADERARNMKKSHSVKFSWIFNKEVLL is encoded by the exons atgcaaatgcaaatAAGTTCCTTGCGCACTCAAACTTTCTGGCATTCACCTGCTCAAAAGTATGGCCGCCACATCATGGCATTGCCAAGAGCGGCCGCCATTGCGGCACCGCCTCCCTTGAAATCCCAGAAAACCCACTCCATGGCACCAGAAAAGATCGAGATTTTCAAGTCACTGGAAAACTGGGCCTCAGAATGTGTGCTACCGATGCTGAAGCCAGTAGAACAATGTTGGCAGCCACAGAATTTGGTGCCAGACTCATCGCAACCCTTAGATGAATTCACCGATGAGGTGAAGAATCTCCGGCAGCGCACTGCGGAGATTCCGGATGATTACTTTGTTGTGTTGGTGGGTGATATGATCACGGAGGATGCTCTACCTACTTATCAGAGCATGATTAACAACTTAGATGGGGTTGGGGACGAGATCGGGTCAAGCCCAAACCCGTGGGCCGTGTGGACTCGAGCTTGGACGGCTGAAGAGAATAGACATGGGGATTTGCTCAGAACTTATTTGTATCTTTCGGGTCGGGTTGATATGTTGATGATCGAAAAAACAGTGCAATACCTCATTGGAGCTGGCATG GATCCAGGAACCGAAAACAATCCTTATTTGGGGTTTGTGTACACCTCATTTCAAGAACGAGCCACCTTCGTGTCACATGGAAACACAGCCCGGCTAGCAAAGGAGGGTGGTGATCCTGTGCTGGCTCGCATATGTGGGACCATAGCTGCAGATGAAAAGCGCCACGAAAACGCATATCAAAAGATTGTTGAGAAGCTTCTAGAAGTGGATCCCAGTGATGCAGTTGTTGCAATAGGAGACATGATGCAGAAAAAGATCACAATGCCAGCACACTTGATGTACGATGGGAGTGACCCTAAGTTGTTCGAGCACTTCTCCGCCGTGGCGCAGCGATTGGGCGTGTACACGGCCAATGATTATGCTGATATCTTGGAGTTCCTTGTTGGACGGTGGAGATTGGAGAAGCTAGAAGGATTGACGGCTGAGGGAAAACGAGCACAAGATTATGTGTGTGGGTTATCTCAGAGGATCAGGAGGCTGCAAGAGCGTGCTGATGAGCGAGCACGCAACATGAAGAAGTCGCATAGCGTGAAGTTCAGCTGGATCTTTAACAAGGAAGTGCTTTTGTGA